The following coding sequences are from one Planctomycetia bacterium window:
- a CDS encoding DUF1501 domain-containing protein produces MKNVACNSSSHLVSRRTLLSNMLAGAAGVGLVGGLVEPAVAAALEAKKKQVLIVLLNGGLSQFESFDPKPKTDTGGPFRAIPTSVPGTHFCELLPFTARQAHRLAVVRSVFAEQVPGSHAAARDYVETGRSPVLGSYPLLGPVYSKLLAGKTDLPGNIHITPSRGGQRADAAFLGPQHASIALSGGNAPRNVERPAIFSAEADEARYHLRDLADLRFSQRRRTAYTEAYHSSYDRAMQLIRRKELFDVAREPVGDQDRYGTHDFGRHCLLARRLLTEGVTCVKITHSNYDSHMENFNFHLEQLGEFDRPFATLLGDLDDRGMLENTLVVLLTEFGRTPTIMPDLGRDHYPKSWSVVLGGCGIQTGGVLGKTNANGTEIADRPVHVGDMWHTYLQAVGLDSRGTHDDRNKIPLAAPERKPVKELLS; encoded by the coding sequence ATGAAAAACGTCGCCTGCAACTCGTCGAGCCATTTGGTTTCGCGACGTACGTTGCTCTCGAACATGCTGGCCGGAGCGGCAGGCGTCGGCCTCGTCGGTGGCTTGGTCGAGCCGGCGGTCGCCGCCGCGCTCGAAGCCAAGAAGAAACAGGTGCTGATCGTGCTCTTGAACGGCGGTCTGAGCCAGTTCGAGTCGTTCGACCCTAAGCCGAAGACGGACACCGGCGGCCCGTTCCGTGCTATTCCGACTTCGGTGCCGGGGACGCACTTTTGCGAGTTGCTCCCTTTCACGGCCCGCCAGGCCCATCGGCTGGCCGTCGTCCGGAGCGTGTTCGCCGAACAAGTTCCGGGAAGCCACGCGGCGGCGCGCGATTACGTCGAGACCGGTCGCAGCCCCGTGCTCGGCTCCTATCCCCTCCTAGGTCCCGTCTACTCGAAACTACTTGCGGGTAAAACAGATCTCCCCGGCAACATTCATATCACGCCGAGTCGCGGTGGGCAGCGAGCCGATGCAGCGTTTCTCGGTCCGCAGCATGCGTCGATCGCGCTAAGCGGCGGCAATGCCCCACGCAATGTCGAACGCCCGGCGATATTCTCCGCCGAAGCCGACGAGGCGCGCTACCACCTCCGTGATCTCGCCGATCTGCGCTTCTCGCAACGTCGTCGCACGGCCTACACGGAGGCGTATCATTCGTCTTACGATCGCGCGATGCAGTTGATTCGCCGCAAAGAGTTGTTCGATGTGGCTCGCGAACCGGTGGGAGACCAAGATCGCTACGGCACGCACGACTTCGGACGCCACTGCCTCTTGGCCCGGCGACTGTTGACTGAGGGAGTGACCTGCGTGAAGATCACGCACAGCAACTACGACTCTCATATGGAGAACTTCAATTTCCATCTCGAACAGTTAGGCGAGTTCGATCGTCCGTTCGCCACGCTGCTCGGCGATCTCGACGACCGTGGGATGTTGGAGAATACGCTCGTCGTGCTGTTGACGGAGTTCGGCCGGACACCGACGATCATGCCCGACTTGGGACGCGATCATTATCCGAAATCGTGGTCGGTCGTCCTCGGAGGATGCGGCATCCAAACCGGCGGCGTCTTGGGGAAGACTAACGCCAACGGCACGGAGATCGCCGACCGGCCGGTGCATGTCGGCGACATGTGGCACACGTATCTCCAAGCCGTGGGACTCGACTCCCGGGGAACCCACGATGACCGAAATAAGATTCCATTGGCGGCTCCCGAGCGGAAGCCGGTGAAGGAGTTGCTGTCATGA